The window ATCGACTTCTTTTTCTTTTGTGATGTTGCGTAATACGATCACGATCGCGATCAGTTCAAAATTATCCATGACTTTTGATGCATGCGCGGCCAGGATTATTTTTGAAGGATTATTTTCAGGGTGAATTTCGATCTCTTCTTTAAAGATATCGTTTGCGGCGCTTTCCTTGGTCTTGGCGGTAAGGAATTTCAGTTCCGGAAAGAAAAACGTAAGCGAACACCCGTGAACGTCTTTTTCTTTAACATTAAACCAATCTTCAATGACGTCATTGAGTAAAAGGATTTCGTCCAACGCGCTGACTACGATAACCCCGTCGGCAATATTTCTGAGAATCGCTTCGGTCTTTATTTTTTCTCGTATGATTTCATTGATATTGATCTGATAAATTCGTTTAAGTTCCAGCGTCATGTAATTAAAAATACGAGAGAGCTGAATTATTTCATCGCTGCTCTGCACGCTAACCTTGTGATCGAAGTTGCCGCGCGCAATTTCCTTGGCGCTCTCAATAAATTGTTTGATAGGATTAGAGATTTCCTGAGCTGTAAATTTGGCTGTGAGATAGGAAATGATCAAAGCAAAACTGACCGGGATCAAAAAAATTAAGAAAAAGTTGTACGATATTTCCGTAAGTTCCAGCCAGCGCATGATTAATTCAATAATACCCAACGTAACAAGCATGACGGGAAATATGATCAGGAAAATTCTGTTAAAGATGCTGAGCGAGCGTATTTTTCTGCGGAATTTTTTGCGTTGATCCGGCATACGATTTCAGGATAATAAAAAAAATACCCCGACGGCGCCGGGGTTTAGGTCATTCTTTGAATATTTTTTCCAGTGCGATGACTAACTCATCCCGTTTTGCCTTTGATATTTCTCTTCCTTTCAGCGGGAAGTTCGGGATTGTTCTGGCAAGTTTTCGTAATTTAACAACGGTGAATGAGTGATAATCGTCTGTAGGTTTGGTTAGCTTTTTCTTTTTGAGTATGGATTCGCCTTTTTCTACCGATTTGAACAGATCCCGCTGAGCCAGCGTAATTAAATCATTTTTTTTTTACTGCCGCTACGGTCTTCGTAGGGCATCGCATCGTCTTCGTATACGATGGATTCGGTCATCGCATCGGGCCTCGGTATGATATGTACTGAGACAATTTGTCCTACGCGCCGGGCGGCCGCTTCACCTGCCGCAACGGACGCCTGAACGGCGCCAACCTCGCCGACCACTTTAATGGTGACCATGGCTCCGTCGGTGATTTCCTTGCCTATTAATCTTACATTAGAGGCTTTGATCATCGCGTCTGCGGCTTCGATTGCTCCAACCAGCCCCAAGGTTTCAACCATGCCTAACGCACGTTCTTCCATAATCGGTTCCTTCTTAAAATTCAGTTAGGCGCCTTTTTTCGGAAGAATCATTTCTACTTCTGGGTGCGGTCTCGGGATGACATGCACGGAAATTAATTCGCCGACTTTTTCCGCAGCCGCTGCGCCTGCATCCGTTGCCGCTTTGACGGCGCCAACATCGCCTCGCACCATGACCGTCACGTATCCGCCGCCGATTTTTTCTTTTCCGATCAGTTCGACTTTGGCGGCCTTTACCATTGCATCCGCCGCTTCGATCGCCCCAACCAGGCCTTTCGTTTCAACCATTCCTAGTGCATCAAGTGCCATTGTCAATCCTCCTAAAGAAAAATTAAGTTATATGTGTCAGGATAAAAAACGTAATTTGGATTAATACGCCGTCCGGATAACGTGAGTTACAAAAAAAGGTTAAGGAAATATCTTATGAAAGTCAATTATATTTTTCTGCCTGCTTCACCTCCGTTTTTTAGGGCATTTAATTTCATTTAAAATCCGTACTTAAGGGGTCTGCTGCCGGAAGGAAATATTATACAAAATTTTCTTGCATTCTGAGGGTGTGTTTATTATATTGGTCGCCCAAAATGCTGATAAGTTTAATATTTTTATAGATAATGCATAAGGAGTAAAAGCGTGAAAATCTCATTCAAAACAGCGATGCCGAAGGCGGAAACGATACAACGTAAATGGTATATCGTCGATGCGGCGGATAAAACCCTTGGACGTTTTGCAACCAAAGTAGCTACTATATTGAACGGTAAGAATAAAGCGTATTACGCTCCGCATGTGGATTGCGGCGACCATGTGATTATTCTTAATGCGTCAAAAATCCGTCTGACGGGCAAGAAAGCGAAAATGAAAGAATACGTTCGCAATACGATGCATCCTGGCGGAAATCGTGTCGAAAAATTTGAAGATTTGATCCGCACCAATCCGGAAAAGATTCTGTACGCGGCTATACATGGCATG of the bacterium genome contains:
- the rplM gene encoding 50S ribosomal protein L13, with product MPKAETIQRKWYIVDAADKTLGRFATKVATILNGKNKAYYAPHVDCGDHVIILNASKIRLTGKKAKMKEYVRNTMHPGGNRVEKFEDLIRTNPEKILYAAIHGMLPKNKLGSVMIKKLKVYADDKHPHTAQNPEPLKF
- a CDS encoding BMC domain-containing protein, with translation MALDALGMVETKGLVGAIEAADAMVKAAKVELIGKEKIGGGYVTVMVRGDVGAVKAATDAGAAAAEKVGELISVHVIPRPHPEVEMILPKKGA
- a CDS encoding cell wall metabolism sensor histidine kinase WalK — its product is MPDQRKKFRRKIRSLSIFNRIFLIIFPVMLVTLGIIELIMRWLELTEISYNFFLIFLIPVSFALIISYLTAKFTAQEISNPIKQFIESAKEIARGNFDHKVSVQSSDEIIQLSRIFNYMTLELKRIYQININEIIREKIKTEAILRNIADGVIVVSALDEILLLNDVIEDWFNVKEKDVHGCSLTFFFPELKFLTAKTKESAANDIFKEEIEIHPENNPSKIILAAHASKVMDNFELIAIVIVLRNITKEKEVDKLKTELVHVVAHELRSPLTSIAGFSEILKDPELPPVTKKEYIDIIRYESGRLAELINKFLDISRIESGQTSLTKIPVDIVTVISNVLAVNSHLAIMKHIHVVTDFVDSPPLVLVDPDLIGQVALNLFSNAVKYSPESSVITISINNIKNSVVVQVRDTGYGISKENQSRLFQKFFRAKDDKNVKDVEGTGLGLAFVKEIIQQHDGRLNVESDLGKGSLFSFSLPHYIPEKPIESSETVPLKIKSSHFETG
- a CDS encoding BMC domain-containing protein; translated protein: MEERALGMVETLGLVGAIEAADAMIKASNVRLIGKEITDGAMVTIKVVGEVGAVQASVAAGEAAARRVGQIVSVHIIPRPDAMTESIVYEDDAMPYEDRSGSKKKMI